From the genome of Phaeodactylum tricornutum CCAP 1055/1 chromosome 13, whole genome shotgun sequence, one region includes:
- a CDS encoding predicted protein, translating into MSVEFPVYQIDFSAVAAGKRVAATKRRIRWRFGFPNQAALADGKTGIECRGEEHEIVIVWSVTSGKRQIIMDGREVHFSNTRTSLMDHTWSGKGNHVMKVLCHASAPMSANPGFRQYDFFIDGQSFFRMPKVYELGVRPGSSASPRAPAVRSPSTLSQEDAELQAAINASLEESRRRLGPRAGSSGGGSLAPPAADLLDMGAEPSPAPPEAYSQSSYDQGQGGPPPPPNYGAQSTQPSYSYGGTTVAPGANSNQQFLALPSSSNYPPPQQQQYTQGPTSPPQQQQYNQGPPPPQQQYYDQSYGQQSFQSSQGYGSPGPSPNGGGDPLGLHTA; encoded by the exons ATGTCTGTCGAGTTCCCTGTCTATCAGATTGACTTTTCGGCGGTAGCTGCGGGAAAACGCGTGGCCGCTACGAAACGGCGTATTCGATG GCGTTTTGGTTTCCCCAATCAAGCCGCGCTCGCCGACGGTAAGACGGGGATCGAATGTCGAGGTGAAGAGCACGAAATTGTGATTGTTTGGTCCGTGACTTCCGGCAAGCGGCAAATCATCATGGACGGTCGCGAAGTGCACTTTTCCAACACCCGAACGTCGCTCATGGATCACACTTGGTCCGGAAAGGGCAATCACGTCATGAAGGTCCTCTGCCACGCATCGGCTCCCATGTCGGCCAACCCCGGATTCCGTCAGTACGACTTTTTCATTGACGGACAATCCTTCTTCCGCATGCCCAAGGTCTACGAGCTCGGTGTCCGACCAGGCTCGAGCGCCAGTCCCCGCG CTCCCGCCGTGCGTTCGCCCTCGACGCTTTCGCAAGAAGACGCCGAGCTACAAGCCGCCATTAACGCCTCTCTGGAGGAATCACGGCGTCGTCTGGGGCCACGCGCCGGGAGTAGTGGAGGCGGATCCCTGGCCCCGCCCGCGGCCGATCTGCTCGATATGGGAGCGGAACCGTCGCCGGCTCCTCCCGAGGCCTACTCGCAGTCCAGTTACGACCAGGGTCAAGGGGgtccgccgccgccgccgaatTACGGCGCACAGTCGACACAACCATCCTACTCGTACGGAGGTACCACGGTCGCACCCGGGGCGAACAGTAACCAACAGTTCTTGGCCTTGCCATCGTCCAGTAACTATCCGCCcccgcaacagcaacagtacACTCAGGGACCAACATCACCtccgcaacagcaacaatacAACCAAGGCCCTCCACCTCCGCAACAGCAATATTACGACCAGTCGTATGGACAGCAATCCTTCCAGTCTTCTCAGGGATACGGTTCGCCGGGGCCGTCCCCCAACGGAGGTGGAGATCCGTTGGGTTTGCATACGGCG